A window from Centropristis striata isolate RG_2023a ecotype Rhode Island chromosome 4, C.striata_1.0, whole genome shotgun sequence encodes these proteins:
- the hmgn1a gene encoding non-histone chromosomal protein HMG-14A-like isoform X2, whose protein sequence is MGKKSKDNAEPTEPKRKSARLSVKEVPSEAPAEKPKATPAKGKKAAKQPAKAKVEEKKEEPEVEKEEAPAENGEAKAEETEEEEAAAADDAEEAEEKEEDDDKAEEEDKDAE, encoded by the exons ATGGGAAAGAAAAGCAAA GACAATGCCGAACCAACAGAG CCTAAAAGGAAGTCTGCACGATTGTCAGTA AAAGAGGTACCGTCAGAAGCCCCAGCAGAAAAGCCAAAG GCAACTCCAGCCAAGGGCAAAAAGGCTGCCAAACAGCCAGCAAAGGCCAAGgtagaggagaagaaagaagaacCCGAGGTTGAGAAAGAAGAAGCTCCTGCAGAAAACGGGGAGGCAAAAGCTGAGGAG actgaagaagaagaagcagcagcagctgatgatGCAGAGGAAgcggaggaaaaggaggaggacgaCGACAAGGCTGAGGAGGAAGATAAGGACGCAGAGTAA
- the hmgn1a gene encoding non-histone chromosomal protein HMG-14A-like isoform X1, producing MGKKSKDNAEPTEPKRKSARLSVKEVPSEAPAEKPKATPAKGKKAAKQPAKAKVEEKKEEPEVEKEEAPAENGEAKAEEQTEEEEAAAADDAEEAEEKEEDDDKAEEEDKDAE from the exons ATGGGAAAGAAAAGCAAA GACAATGCCGAACCAACAGAG CCTAAAAGGAAGTCTGCACGATTGTCAGTA AAAGAGGTACCGTCAGAAGCCCCAGCAGAAAAGCCAAAG GCAACTCCAGCCAAGGGCAAAAAGGCTGCCAAACAGCCAGCAAAGGCCAAGgtagaggagaagaaagaagaacCCGAGGTTGAGAAAGAAGAAGCTCCTGCAGAAAACGGGGAGGCAAAAGCTGAGGAG cagactgaagaagaagaagcagcagcagctgatgatGCAGAGGAAgcggaggaaaaggaggaggacgaCGACAAGGCTGAGGAGGAAGATAAGGACGCAGAGTAA